One Acinetobacter pullicarnis genomic region harbors:
- a CDS encoding phage tail terminator-like protein, translated as MMKQQQAELEIFKRIGQFTAVDKDNLRIENQPTRDGMPFKPPSNKPWCRVHVNYGDSGIASIGNSPDIRDYGFISIQCFAPLNTGTIVVAAMCDEWRELLQSYTVSHLEIYKVHAPRSIEDKDFYAKIVRAEFRVN; from the coding sequence ATGATGAAACAGCAGCAAGCCGAGCTTGAAATATTCAAACGCATCGGCCAGTTTACCGCCGTGGATAAAGATAATTTACGCATTGAAAATCAGCCAACCCGTGATGGTATGCCATTCAAACCACCAAGCAATAAACCATGGTGTAGAGTTCATGTGAATTACGGCGATAGTGGGATTGCAAGCATTGGTAATAGTCCTGATATTCGGGATTATGGGTTTATCTCAATCCAGTGCTTTGCACCACTTAACACCGGTACGATTGTAGTCGCAGCCATGTGCGATGAGTGGCGTGAATTACTGCAGTCATACACCGTATCCCATCTTGAGATATATAAGGTCCATGCACCGCGAAGCATTGAAGATAAAGACTTTTACGCTAAGATAGTGAGAGCAGAATTTAGGGTGAACTAA
- a CDS encoding phage tail tube protein, with translation MSSGAKQVTRYGVETTVGTAAAKWQTLGFTSNSLDAAPQTTESQTIKDTRIAAGTLVTGVEVTGDIETEFAYGIQDELLECAAFNKWAANVLAFGGTTRKTISVVRGFTDVDNYHLFTGCHINTWTLSIPDSGIVTSKFSIMGMGRKASAVVPTGTVTAAVDAVQFTSVSVGDILIDGAVKDGMCVSQLDLTIDNSMQIQKCLGKKDNNGIGAILETLMKGSGSVTISWSKNTAELYEKQFLNIPIGLSYSLADSAGNKYVLALPQVLLSAPLPSGGGGDLLTTQFSFTVKDAAPTLTRVPVTP, from the coding sequence ATGTCATCTGGAGCAAAGCAGGTCACACGATATGGTGTGGAAACAACAGTTGGAACGGCAGCAGCAAAATGGCAGACACTTGGATTTACGTCAAATAGTCTTGATGCTGCACCACAAACAACCGAATCACAAACAATCAAAGATACCCGAATTGCAGCGGGCACACTGGTTACTGGTGTAGAAGTTACTGGTGATATCGAAACTGAGTTCGCTTACGGCATTCAGGATGAATTATTGGAGTGTGCGGCCTTTAATAAATGGGCTGCAAATGTACTCGCTTTCGGTGGCACCACTCGAAAAACCATTTCTGTGGTACGTGGCTTTACTGACGTAGACAACTATCACCTATTCACTGGTTGTCACATCAATACATGGACACTATCGATTCCAGATTCAGGCATCGTAACGTCGAAATTCTCAATCATGGGAATGGGTCGTAAAGCGTCAGCAGTAGTACCAACTGGAACGGTCACGGCGGCAGTAGATGCGGTTCAATTCACAAGCGTATCTGTGGGCGATATCTTAATTGATGGCGCCGTAAAGGATGGTATGTGCGTATCGCAGCTTGATTTGACTATCGACAACTCAATGCAGATCCAAAAATGCTTAGGTAAAAAAGACAATAACGGCATCGGTGCAATTCTTGAAACACTTATGAAAGGCTCGGGAAGTGTGACAATTTCATGGTCCAAGAATACTGCTGAACTTTATGAAAAGCAGTTTTTGAATATTCCGATCGGGCTGTCGTACTCACTGGCTGATTCGGCCGGTAATAAATATGTGCTGGCACTACCTCAAGTGTTGCTATCAGCCCCATTGCCAAGCGGTGGCGGTGGTGATCTGCTTACAACTCAATTTAGTTTCACCGTTAAAGATGCGGCACCAACATTGACGCGTGTACCTGTAACTCCGTAA